The DNA window AGATTTAACCCATGCTCCTAAGTTATTTTTACATTACCCATTAATGGAAACAACAGATAATGGTCATAATTTTATAATTCACGCTAATGATTTTAAACCGAATAAAGAAAGAGATTTTTTGCATAAAGCAAAAGATAATATTGAAATTCTATCAGATGTAGAAACTAATGAAATGCTTTTAAAAACAGCTTTCGAATTAGTTAGCCTTAAGGTAAAAAGTGATGAAGAATTAGATTTTTGGGAAATATGTAAAATTAAATTTACAGAAGAAGACTCTAATTTTGAGAAAGAACTAAAAGAATCTTTCATAAATGAAATAAAAATTCTTAATCGCCTTTTGATAGAAGATCAGTTTTATTCCATAGATTCATTTCAGTATTTTGACCTATCTCTTTTAGAAAAAGACAATGAAATTGTAAAATCAATTTACTCTTTAGTCAGCCAGTTTAGGATATTACCACACTTCGATTTGTATTGTGAAATAAGTAAATATATAAATAATTGGAATATTCATATTGGTGAAAATTTTAAATTATTAACATTAGAAGACATTGGCAAAATAGTAGCAGAAGAAAGCGGACTAAATTATTTTTATATTCAAGATAAAAAAGCTTACAAACAATTTATAAAAGAAATATCATCTAATATTTCATTATTAAACAGCTTGGCTTTGATTCCTAATATTCATGGCTGTTTCATGAACCTTGAACAATTAGTGAAATGGAATAAAATAGAAAATGAATTAATTGATGTTATAAAAAATATCAATTATTCTATAAGTAAAAAATACCTGCATCAAGATTTCTATTTTATAGAAAATATCACTGATTATAATCGTGAAAAATTCAAAGACGACTTTTCTAAATTCTGTAATCAACTTAATGATGATTTTGCAAAAAATGAAGAAAAATCATCACTGACTTGGACAAGAATTCTAATGTTAAATCAATATCTCTACAATTTTATTTCTTTAAATAAGAACACAAATATTAATATCCAATTAGCCGATTTTTATTTAAGGGTTTTTGACCTCAAACCTCAAATGCAAAAAATTGAAAACCCAACTATAGACACTAATTTTCAACCTGTTTTTAAACTTTTAGCTAATTTATATTTCAATAGTATAAAAAATAAAAGTATTGTAGATAATTTAAAAGATATTCAATCTGTAATTTCTATAATGTTTGAAAATACAAACTTAAAAGATGAACTCCTCCATAAATTACCTTGTATACCCAATCAAAATTTGAAATTAAGAGTCCAGTCAGAATTAAAAAGAGATGATGTAAAAGATTTAGAATTTAAACAAAAATATGTTGAAATAACAACTAAAAACATCTTTGAAGGGCTCGCATACAAAGGCTTCGAGAAATTCCTACAACATAGTGGAAATGTAACCGGAATAGAATTAGGAGAATTTATTGAACTTGCATTACATCCTGAAAAACGTTTTATCCCAGTAAAGGATCTCAATAATGGAGTCATTGACAAAATAATTTTATTAATTGAAAAAATATCCGAAAGACCAAATACTTGGGGGCAATGGTTACAAAACATAAACAGGGTAAAAGAAGAAATTTTAATGCATAAATTTCAAAACGAGAAAACACGTTCTAGTTTGTTTTCGATCTTAACTAAGGATGAAGCTACAATTGAGTTATTAGGCGATTTAGCTAAAATTGACAATTTAAAAGATTTAGTTGAAAAAGGTAAAGAAAAACAAAGAGAGGATAATCGCAAAAACAGTCATTTGAATTATATTAACTTTATAGGTCTGACGATTCAAGACTTAATTCAAAAACAGCTAGATAAAGAATTGGCAGATACTATTGCTATCAAAAAATCAGAAGATACTGACTTAATAAATAAGGAAGAACAAAATGGACAAGACTTCATAATCTATAAAAACAATAAACCAATTTACTTTATAGAAGTAAAATCAAAATGGGATGAAAATGGACGTTTTGCATTAAGTAAAAATCAAACTGAAAAATGTGCGATTGAAAAAAACAGATACGCTGTTATATCCGTAAATGTTGACAGATATAAGAGAAAACATCAGATAAATAATGAATTTAATATACAATTCAACGATTTAAATGAATTCATTAATGTAAATGATAATCTTGGGAGTTATTTTGAGAATTTGGTTAAAGAAAACCTT is part of the Chryseobacterium indicum genome and encodes:
- a CDS encoding sacsin N-terminal ATP-binding-like domain-containing protein, producing the protein MTTYRDKQKRAHFESFANKIYTGIREIKPEYAEKRAIWELFQNALDTVEKDGKIEIIKSDRGFIFKHNGRPFSDLEFGGLIKQFSVGKAYGDNKDKIGQYGTGFISTHVYGKTIEVNTSIQLDDNRYKILKDFQLDRDASTPEILTDKLIEQDDFLEELIDLNQESVETPLPFTSFEYIANKRNQIRIANMIGYIESIIPYIFCFNNKLKSVLIIDEKRKDFFERGETKQDHIEISKNNESFYIPFLQNDQKDIKIILGSKKIDLTHAPKLFLHYPLMETTDNGHNFIIHANDFKPNKERDFLHKAKDNIEILSDVETNEMLLKTAFELVSLKVKSDEELDFWEICKIKFTEEDSNFEKELKESFINEIKILNRLLIEDQFYSIDSFQYFDLSLLEKDNEIVKSIYSLVSQFRILPHFDLYCEISKYINNWNIHIGENFKLLTLEDIGKIVAEESGLNYFYIQDKKAYKQFIKEISSNISLLNSLALIPNIHGCFMNLEQLVKWNKIENELIDVIKNINYSISKKYLHQDFYFIENITDYNREKFKDDFSKFCNQLNDDFAKNEEKSSLTWTRILMLNQYLYNFISLNKNTNINIQLADFYLRVFDLKPQMQKIENPTIDTNFQPVFKLLANLYFNSIKNKSIVDNLKDIQSVISIMFENTNLKDELLHKLPCIPNQNLKLRVQSELKRDDVKDLEFKQKYVEITTKNIFEGLAYKGFEKFLQHSGNVTGIELGEFIELALHPEKRFIPVKDLNNGVIDKIILLIEKISERPNTWGQWLQNINRVKEEILMHKFQNEKTRSSLFSILTKDEATIELLGDLAKIDNLKDLVEKGKEKQREDNRKNSHLNYINFIGLTIQDLIQKQLDKELADTIAIKKSEDTDLINKEEQNGQDFIIYKNNKPIYFIEVKSKWDENGRFALSKNQTEKCAIEKNRYAVISVNVDRYKRKHQINNEFNIQFNDLNEFINVNDNLGSYFENLVKENLIKSETNDPKLIEYRGSIPQTIIDTEGKKFNEFVLKLIELMKII